From a single Ascaphus truei isolate aAscTru1 unplaced genomic scaffold, aAscTru1.hap1 HAP1_SCAFFOLD_431, whole genome shotgun sequence genomic region:
- the LOC142484028 gene encoding F-box/LRR-repeat protein 6-like isoform X2, with the protein MASTVNRARRSGRRARGGPRRPRQQPKPSYYIQHTDRDMLFLISNEGGHEDSYGTPSKRLQRLGETPQADIPAALTSDPGWGSLLPLEILHRVFQLVVGTEGAVPTLCRLSRVCRWWCHAASSPCLWHSVSLGFCWVPPGKKNPPSTQAKVRQTVERLIQDRLSLLSEFSLHHWKEQVPFVVKVMKSVGVLGLSLTSSRRECPLKHVTTL; encoded by the exons ATGGCATCAACGGTTAACAGAGCCCGTCGCAGTGGCAGGAGGGCACGTGGGGGCCCCAGGAGGCCACGGCAGCAGCCTAAACCCTCGTACTACATCCAGCACACGGACAGGGACATGCTGTTCCTCATCTCCAACGAAGGGGGGCACGAAGATTCATACGGGACCCCCAGCAAGAGGCTGCAGAGACTGGGAGAGACCCCCCAAGCTGACATCCCGGCGGCGCTGACCTCTGACCCCGGCTGGGGGAGTCTGCTGCCCCTTGAGatcctacacagggtgttccagCTGGTGGTGGGTACAGAGGGGGCAGTGCCCACTCTGTGCAG gctgTCCCGGGTGTGCCGGTGGTGGTGCCACGCTGCCTCCAGCCCCTGCCTGTGGCACAGTGTCTCCTTGGGGTTCTGCTGGGTGCCGCCCGGGAAGAAAAACCCGCCCAGTACCCAGGCCAAGGTCCGACAGACCGTGGAGAGGCTGATACAGGACCG gctgtctctcctgTCTGAGTTTTCGCTGCATCATTGGAAGGAGCAGGTCCCGTTTGTGGTGAAGGTAATGAAGAGCGTGGGGGTATTAGGACTCAGCCTCACatcatccaggagggaatgtccccttaaacatgtcactaccCTATGA